The genomic segment GACCGGGTCTCGGCCAGCAGCGCCGGGAACCCCGACTCCGCGGCGGCGTCCTCGTGGCGGTCGCGCGGCGGGCGGGCCGGTCCGGTCGGCGGCGGCGTGGGCGCCGGAGCGGGCAGATTCAGCATCAGGTCCATCAACTGGCTCCCTTGAGGCTCATGCGGGTGCTGACCTGGGCGGCGAGGCCGGCGTCCATCTTGGCCAGGATCTTGGCGGCCTGGCGCTCCTTCATGCGGCTCATGATGTCCAGGATGATGTCCATATCCAGGGCGCTGATGATCGGCGCCGCCTGCTGGGGCTTCATGGCCTCGTACATCTTGGCGAGTTTCACGGCCGAGCGTTCGCGCTCGTCCACGTACTCCTGCTGCTTCTGCTCCAGCTTCTTGATCACCGCCAGGAGACTCTCGCGCCCCTGCTCGAGGACCTGCTCCTGCGCGGCGACGGCCTGGCCGAGGGCGAGGAGCTCCTCCTTGTCGCGCTGGATCCGGTCCCGCTCGACGGCCATGTCGTGGAACACCCGCTCGGCCGCCGCGTAGTCGTCGGCCGTCAGCTCGGGATTCGCCCCGCCCTGCGCGGCCTTGTTCAGGTGGCTGCTGATCACGACGACGCCCCCGAAGATGAGGACGAAGGTGATCAGCGAGATGATCAGGACGCTCTTCATGGACCAAACTCCTCGCCTCGCTCCCGGCCGGCTCCGGCCGTGGGCGGTGTGTCCGGGCTGCCGGAGCCACGTCGTTCCGTGGGCATCGCAACACCGGTGCCATCGCGCTGCGGGGGGCGGATCCGATGCACGGACACGCAACTCCCCTTCGAATCGTCATTTGCGGTCACGCAGGCCGCCGTACCGCGCTTCCGTGCCGCTTTCGCGGGGCACTTTGTGCCGCTCAGGAGGCAATCTTCGACCGGCGCTGGCGGTCGGCGCGGATCTGGCCGATCTCGTCCAGGTCGCGGTTCTCCCGGCGCCGCTCCTCGGCCTCCCAGGCCGCTTTCTGCTGGGCGCGCAGCTTCTCCAGGATCTCCTGGTCGCGCCAGGCGGCCGCCAGCTTCGCGCGCTCGGCGTCGAAGGCGAGGCGCGCCATGGCAAGCTCGCGGGCATGGTCCTCGCGGATGCCGACCAGGTGCTCGATCCACAGGGTGCGGGACATCATGCCGCGCACGCTCACGTCCGGTCCGCCGCAGGCACCCCGGGCGCGCTGGCGGGCGATGTCGTCGTCGAGGGCCGCCATGCGGGCCTCGATGGTGGCGACCACCCGTCCGGCCCGCGCCACGGCCCGGCTCTGCTCGTCGACGAGCTGGCGGCGATAGCGGGCGACCTTCTCCAGCCGGAAGCGGAACGGCATCTCAGGCCACTCCCGTCAGTTCGCGCAGTCCGGCCAGCGAGTTCGTCAGTTCGGTGCTCTCGCGGACGCCCTGGGTCAGGAAGTCGCGCACGGCCCCCTCGTGGGCCAGGGCC from the bacterium genome contains:
- the fliJ gene encoding flagellar export protein FliJ, producing the protein MPFRFRLEKVARYRRQLVDEQSRAVARAGRVVATIEARMAALDDDIARQRARGACGGPDVSVRGMMSRTLWIEHLVGIREDHARELAMARLAFDAERAKLAAAWRDQEILEKLRAQQKAAWEAEERRRENRDLDEIGQIRADRQRRSKIAS